One part of the Solanum dulcamara chromosome 8, daSolDulc1.2, whole genome shotgun sequence genome encodes these proteins:
- the LOC129899922 gene encoding uncharacterized protein LOC129899922: MDRFKLWYLGGSRDRNGVGILVDTDLRESVVDVKRISDRMIFIKLVIGRLIMNIVSAYALHVGLDEEVKRHFWEDLDEVVTGIPSTEKIFISGDFNGYIVTTSNGFDDVHGGFGFGERNGGRVSLLEFAKAFKLVIANS, from the coding sequence ATGGACAGATTCAAATTATGGTACTTAGGAGGCTCAAGAGATAGGAATGGAGTAGGTATTCTAGTCGATACGGATCTTAGGGAGAGTGTGGTAGACGTTAAGAGAATAAGTGATAGGATGATATTTATTAAGCTAGTTATAGGCAGGCTTATTATGAACATTGTTAGTGCATATGCACTCCATGTGGGCCTAGATGAAGAAGTCAAAAGgcacttttgggaggatttggatgaagTAGTGACAGGTATACCTAGTACCGAAAAGATTTTCATTAGTGGAGATTTCAATGGCTATATCGTTACAACCTCTAATGGTTTTGATGATGTCCATGGAGGCTTTGGTTTTGGGGAAAGGAATGGCGGCAGGGTTTCTCTCTTGGAGTTTGCCAAAGCTTTTAAGTTGGTTATTGCTAATTCATAA